A genomic segment from Corylus avellana chromosome ca5, CavTom2PMs-1.0 encodes:
- the LOC132180765 gene encoding uncharacterized protein LOC132180765 produces the protein MKKCELCKLQARAYCESDQASLCWDCDAKVHGANFLVARHSRTLLCHACQSQTPWKAAGAKLGHTVSVCERCVGNKEEVRESQGGNDDDEYDDDEDDDDHDVDDVVDDDDDDDGGGEEEEEEEEEEEGDNQVVPWSTTTPPPSASCSSSEEEPVRVSSLKRMRQNGSDLRSPQKDDLGRSSGGAALTAQADDWEATSTDSSRPWKNQRTEPDRPVQLYDGSASSSATIMSFKRYNRRDLREPREGSKSKSP, from the exons atgaaGAAGTGCGAGCTGTGCAAGCTCCAGGCCCGGGCCTATTGCGAGTCGGACCAGGCGAGCCTGTGCTGGGACTGCGATGCCAAGGTCCACGGAGCCAATTTCCTTGTGGCTCGCCACTCCCGGACCCTTCTCTGCCACGCGTGCCAGTCCCAAACTCCCTGGAAGGCTGCCGGCGCCAAGCTCGGCCATACGGTCTCCGTCTGCGAGCGCTGCGTCGGAAACAAAGAAGAAGTGAGAGAGAGCCAAGGAGGCAATGATGATGACGAATACGACGacgatgaagatgatgatgatcatgatgTAGATGATGTGGtcgacgacgacgacgatgatgatggtggtggtgaggaggaagaggaagaggaggaggaggaggagggggataATCAGGTGGTGCCGTGGTCTACGACGACGCCTCCGCCATCGGCGAGTTGCTCGAGCAGCGAAGAGGAACCGGTTAGAGTCTCTTCGTTGAAGCGAATGCGTCAGAATGGCTCAGATCTTCGAAGCCCTCAG AAGGACGATCTCGGCCGTTCATCGGGCGGTGCGGCTTTGACGGCTCAGGCGGATGACTGGGAGGCGACTTCGACTGACTCATCGAGGCCTTGGAAGAACCAGAGGACCGAACCGGACCGGCCGGTTCAACTTTATGACGGTTCGGCATCTTCTTCGGCGACCATTATGTCGTTCAAAAGATATAATCGGCGAGATCTCCGTGAACCGAGAGAGGGATCTAAATCTAAAAGCCCTTGA